GCTGAGCAGCATGGCCCACATGGCGCAGGCGTTGTCACGATCCAACGGGCCGAAGGCCGGATCCTCGAAGGTGGCCTCGGGGTGGTAGCAGGCGGCCATGGTTGCGGCATCCCGGTGGGCGAAGGCCTCGTAGAAGCGGTTGACCACCACCGCGCCAGCCATCAGAACTGCGCCTTGAAAGCCTCGAAGGCCGCTTTCAGATCGGCGAGTTCTTCGCGGAGGGAGGCAACTTCCGTCTCCAGCTGTTCCATGCGGCCTGCTCGTGCGGGCGTCGTGCTTTCCGCGACCGCTCCAGCAAGGTCGGGCTCACCCGCGAGCAGGTGCGCCACGCGGGCCTCGCGTGCGCCGGGCGCCCGCGGCAGGCGTCGCACCAGGGGCGGTTCTGCCTCCATGAGGATGGTGAGGCAGCTTTCCACTTCGGCCAGATCCGGGAAGGCATACATGCGGCGTGTGTTGGTGCGCAGTTCGCCGGAAGTCTGGGGCCCGCGCAACAGCAACTCACCCAGGAGAGCCGCCTCCTGCACAGAGAGATTCCAGGTGGGCTTGGCGGTGTGGGCCACCTTGAGCACACGACCCGGCCAGTGCTCCGCAAGGCCCTTCTCGATGAGCGCAGCAACGGTGTCTTGGACATCCGCTTCCGTCAGCGACAACACGGGGTCGCGGTTGCTGGACTGGTTGCAGGCGTTGAGCAGCGCGTTCAGCGAAAGGGGGTACACGTCCGGTGTGCTGAGCTGCTTTTCCAGGAGACAGCCGAGCACGCG
This sequence is a window from Geothrix sp. PMB-07. Protein-coding genes within it:
- a CDS encoding YceH family protein produces the protein MLELTPLECRVLGCLLEKQLSTPDVYPLSLNALLNACNQSSNRDPVLSLTEADVQDTVAALIEKGLAEHWPGRVLKVAHTAKPTWNLSVQEAALLGELLLRGPQTSGELRTNTRRMYAFPDLAEVESCLTILMEAEPPLVRRLPRAPGAREARVAHLLAGEPDLAGAVAESTTPARAGRMEQLETEVASLREELADLKAAFEAFKAQF